A single Gemmatimonadaceae bacterium DNA region contains:
- a CDS encoding nitronate monooxygenase, whose translation MTITEFTSPPSDPIIIQGGMGAGVSNWMLARAVSLRGQLGVVSGTVIDTIFVRRLQDGDHGGHLRRAMAQFPCPPVAEAALTRYFHPEGRAPGTPYKALPTYKQVVSAARQQLTVLASFVEVWLAKEGHQNPVGINVLTKVQLPNLATLYGAMLAGVDVVLMGAGIPREIPGALDAMALHQPAVIRMDVEGGGDAEYLTFDPGEHGAMRVTLKRPKFYPIVSANSLATTLARKANGRVDGFVIEGPTAGGHNAPPRGEMRLSASGEPLYGERDAVDLAKIRELGLPFWLAGGTGSPEGLRAALDAGAAGIQVGTLFAFADESGVVPGLKEEVLAGVNRGDVRVRTDPRASPTGYPFKLVELDGGTYQTPDRERVCDLGYLRVAYRTDTGGIGYRCPAEPVDAYVAKGGTADETHGRRCLCNALLANIGHAQVRPRWDDELPLLTSGDDLVGMAPFLRGRTRYSAGDVLDYLLAGVTVDAASRATAGA comes from the coding sequence ATGACCATCACCGAATTCACGTCCCCGCCCTCAGACCCGATCATCATTCAGGGCGGCATGGGCGCGGGCGTTTCCAACTGGATGCTCGCTCGCGCGGTGTCGCTCCGCGGACAGCTCGGCGTCGTCTCGGGCACCGTGATCGATACCATCTTCGTGCGGCGCCTCCAGGATGGCGACCACGGCGGGCACCTCCGCCGCGCCATGGCGCAGTTTCCCTGTCCGCCCGTGGCCGAAGCCGCGCTCACGCGCTACTTCCACCCCGAGGGACGCGCACCCGGCACACCCTACAAGGCGCTCCCCACGTACAAGCAGGTGGTGAGCGCCGCAAGGCAGCAGCTCACCGTGCTGGCGAGTTTCGTGGAAGTGTGGCTGGCCAAGGAAGGGCACCAGAATCCCGTTGGCATCAACGTGCTCACCAAGGTGCAGTTACCCAACCTGGCCACGCTGTACGGCGCGATGCTGGCCGGCGTGGACGTGGTGCTCATGGGGGCCGGTATTCCGCGCGAGATCCCCGGGGCGCTCGACGCGATGGCCCTGCATCAGCCGGCCGTGATCCGGATGGACGTGGAAGGCGGGGGTGATGCCGAGTACCTGACCTTCGATCCCGGCGAGCACGGCGCGATGCGGGTGACGCTCAAACGACCCAAGTTCTATCCCATCGTATCGGCCAACTCGCTGGCCACGACGCTGGCCCGCAAGGCCAATGGGCGGGTGGACGGGTTCGTGATCGAAGGGCCCACGGCAGGTGGGCACAACGCGCCGCCCCGTGGCGAAATGCGCCTGTCGGCGTCCGGGGAGCCGCTGTACGGCGAGCGCGACGCGGTGGATCTCGCCAAGATTCGCGAGCTCGGGCTTCCGTTCTGGCTGGCCGGCGGCACGGGCTCGCCCGAGGGACTGCGCGCCGCGCTCGATGCGGGCGCGGCCGGCATCCAGGTGGGAACGTTATTTGCGTTCGCAGATGAATCGGGCGTCGTCCCCGGGCTCAAGGAGGAAGTGCTGGCGGGCGTGAATCGCGGCGACGTTCGTGTGCGCACCGATCCGCGCGCGTCGCCCACCGGCTACCCCTTCAAGCTGGTGGAACTGGATGGCGGAACGTACCAGACGCCCGACCGCGAACGCGTATGCGACCTCGGGTATCTGCGGGTCGCCTACCGCACGGACACCGGCGGCATCGGCTACCGGTGTCCCGCCGAACCGGTCGATGCATACGTGGCCAAGGGCGGCACCGCCGACGAGACCCACGGCCGGCGCTGCCTGTGCAACGCGTTGCTGGCCAACATCGGCCACGCGCAGGTCCGCCCCCGGTGGGACGACGAATTGCCCCTGCTCACCAGCGGAGACGACCTCGTGGGCATGGCGCCCTTTCTGCGCGGCCGCACGCGATACAGCGCGGGCGACGTGCTGGATTACCTCCTGGCCGGAGTTACCGTCGACGCCGCTTCCCGAGCAACCGCTGGAGCCTGA
- the ccoN gene encoding cytochrome-c oxidase, cbb3-type subunit I, whose amino-acid sequence MMLPEGAADARSGGVARAPSTTRGASVALDSFSYDDDIVRKFMVATFVWGLVGMLVGLVIAVQLVMPSLDVAPWFSFGRLRPLHTNAVIFAFAGNAFFTGAYYSTQRLCKTRMFSDFMGRFHFWGWQAIIVAAAITLPMGFTQAKEYAELEWPIDIAIAVVWVVFAVNFFGTLKKRRERHLYVALWFYIASIITVAILHIFNNLSVPAGWFKSYSIYAGVQDAFMQWWYGHNAVAFFLTTPFLGLMYYFLPKAAERPIYSYKLSILHFWSLVFIYIWAGPHHLHYTALPEWASTLGMAFSVMLWMPSWGGMINGLLTLRGAWNKVVEDPVLKFFVVAVTAYGMSTFEGPMLSVKSVNALAHYSDWVIAHVHTGTLGWNGFMTFGMIYWLLPRLFQTKLYSKKLAEWHFWIGSFGILLYVVAIYSAGVTEGLMWRAFDQTGRLAYPDWIETVVRVIPMWWMRAIGGGFYMVGMFMFGWNILMTWRNRPAVYDVPVIQAAPLAPERVRETPNAAPQGAWARFTRLDWHRVWEGRWLLFTVMVIVAVAVASLFEIIPTFLIRENVPTISSVKPYTPLELAGRDLYVREGCFNCHSQMIRPFRWETERFGEYSKPGEFVYDHPFLWGSRRIGPDLAREGGKYPDLWHVRHMQDPRSITPKSIMPPYGFLLTDDLDFASIQRKVDAMAMLGVPYGSAVIAGNAPRMAKAQAALIADTIAQQGGPANLQGKEIVALVAYLQRLGWDATHVSAPPVATAVEAAPAAAVGKTAGGGTP is encoded by the coding sequence ATGATGCTTCCCGAAGGTGCAGCGGACGCCCGCTCCGGCGGCGTCGCGCGCGCGCCGTCCACGACCCGCGGTGCATCCGTCGCTCTGGACTCCTTCTCGTACGACGACGACATCGTTCGCAAGTTCATGGTCGCCACCTTCGTGTGGGGGCTGGTCGGCATGCTGGTGGGGCTCGTCATCGCCGTCCAGCTCGTCATGCCGTCGCTGGACGTCGCGCCCTGGTTCTCCTTCGGGCGTCTACGTCCACTGCATACCAACGCCGTCATCTTCGCGTTCGCCGGCAATGCGTTCTTCACGGGTGCGTACTACTCCACGCAGCGCCTGTGCAAGACGCGGATGTTCTCCGACTTCATGGGGCGCTTCCACTTCTGGGGGTGGCAGGCGATCATCGTCGCGGCCGCGATCACGCTGCCGATGGGGTTCACGCAGGCCAAGGAGTATGCCGAACTCGAATGGCCCATCGACATCGCGATCGCCGTGGTGTGGGTGGTGTTCGCCGTCAATTTCTTCGGCACACTCAAGAAGCGCCGCGAGCGGCATCTGTACGTGGCGCTCTGGTTCTACATCGCCAGCATCATCACCGTCGCCATCCTGCACATCTTCAACAACCTCTCGGTGCCGGCCGGATGGTTCAAGAGCTACTCGATCTACGCCGGCGTGCAGGACGCATTCATGCAGTGGTGGTACGGCCACAACGCCGTGGCCTTCTTCCTCACCACGCCATTCCTCGGGCTGATGTACTACTTCCTGCCCAAGGCCGCCGAGCGCCCGATCTACTCATACAAGCTGTCGATTCTTCACTTCTGGTCGCTGGTCTTCATCTACATCTGGGCCGGCCCCCACCATCTCCACTACACCGCGCTTCCCGAGTGGGCATCCACGCTCGGCATGGCGTTCTCGGTCATGCTGTGGATGCCGTCCTGGGGCGGCATGATCAACGGCCTGCTCACGCTGCGCGGCGCATGGAACAAGGTCGTGGAAGATCCGGTGCTCAAGTTCTTCGTAGTCGCCGTGACGGCGTATGGCATGTCGACGTTCGAAGGGCCGATGCTCTCGGTGAAGAGCGTCAACGCGCTCGCGCATTACAGCGACTGGGTGATCGCCCACGTCCACACGGGCACGCTGGGGTGGAACGGTTTCATGACGTTCGGGATGATCTACTGGCTGCTGCCACGGCTGTTCCAGACCAAGCTCTACAGCAAGAAGCTGGCCGAATGGCACTTCTGGATCGGGAGCTTCGGCATCCTCCTGTACGTCGTGGCGATCTACAGCGCCGGGGTCACCGAAGGCCTGATGTGGCGGGCGTTCGACCAGACCGGGCGCCTCGCGTATCCGGATTGGATCGAGACCGTCGTCCGGGTCATTCCGATGTGGTGGATGCGTGCCATCGGCGGCGGCTTCTACATGGTCGGCATGTTCATGTTCGGCTGGAACATCCTCATGACGTGGCGCAACCGGCCCGCCGTGTACGACGTGCCGGTGATCCAGGCAGCGCCGCTCGCCCCGGAGCGCGTGCGCGAGACGCCGAACGCCGCACCGCAGGGCGCCTGGGCGCGATTCACGCGCCTCGACTGGCACCGCGTGTGGGAGGGCCGCTGGCTGCTGTTCACCGTGATGGTGATCGTCGCCGTGGCCGTGGCCTCGCTGTTCGAGATCATTCCCACCTTCCTGATCCGCGAGAACGTGCCGACGATCTCGTCGGTCAAACCGTATACGCCGCTCGAACTGGCGGGCCGCGACCTCTACGTTCGCGAAGGGTGCTTCAACTGCCACTCGCAGATGATCCGGCCCTTCCGCTGGGAGACCGAACGGTTCGGCGAGTACTCGAAGCCCGGCGAATTCGTGTACGACCATCCGTTCCTGTGGGGATCGCGGCGCATCGGGCCCGACCTGGCGCGCGAGGGCGGAAAGTATCCCGACCTCTGGCACGTGCGCCACATGCAGGACCCGCGGTCGATCACGCCCAAATCGATCATGCCGCCATACGGATTCCTGCTCACCGACGACCTCGACTTCGCGTCGATCCAGCGCAAGGTCGACGCCATGGCCATGCTCGGCGTGCCCTACGGGAGCGCCGTGATCGCGGGGAATGCGCCGAGGATGGCGAAGGCGCAGGCGGCGCTGATCGCCGATACGATCGCGCAGCAGGGCGGCCCGGCCAACCTGCAAGGCAAGGAGATCGTCGCCCTCGTGGCCTATCTGCAGCGGCTGGGCTGGGACGCCACGCACGTCTCGGCGCCACCGGTCGCGACCGCCGTCGAGGCAGCGCCGGCGGCGGCCGTCGGAAAGACGGCCGGGGGCGGCACTCCATGA